A genomic stretch from Primulina huaijiensis isolate GDHJ02 chromosome 14, ASM1229523v2, whole genome shotgun sequence includes:
- the LOC140956449 gene encoding uncharacterized protein: MANQHRPTNTGYTGQAAGQPQLRRDDLINQPSNLQNQGQPNFLQETGTQVKNMAQGAAEIGKGAAQGAVNLAMGAAIGAANVAQGAAGAVKNTLGINNPDSDVPTGTTRTMDMNLPADIDTEVGGSTNPRSTINHPSIPSTRI, from the exons ATGGCAAACCAGCATCGTCCCACCAACACGGGCTATACTGGACAGGCTGCAGGCCAGCCCCAG TTGAGGAGAGATGACTTAATCAACCAACCATCGAATCTGCAAAACCAAGGCCAACCCAACTTTCTTCAAGAG ACTGGAACACAAGTCAAGAACATGGCACAAGGAGCAGCAGAAATAGGAAAGGGTGCAGCACAAGGTGCAGTGAACCTTGCCATGGGTGCGGCAATAGGAGCGGCCAACGTTGCGCAAGGGGCAGCTGGCGCGGTCAAGAATACTCTAGGAATTAATAATCCCGACTCAGATGTCCCTACTGGAACCACCCGCACCATGGACATGAATCTTCCTGCCGACATCGATACCGAAGTCGGAGGCTCGACCAATCCAAGGTCGACCATCAACCATCCAAGCATTCCTAGTACTAGGATTTGA